TATTCACGGATTGTCATCAAAACGAAAAATTTTCGATTGTAATGGTGAAAACGAGGTAAATTCCACGTTCCATTATGAACAGTAGGCTACATAATGTATTCAGTATGACATAGCACTGGtgcaaaattaatataattacgCCTGTTGTATATTCAAGTTCTGTCAAATTGACTCTGGCCACAAACATAGTTGtttctatcagtattttatTCTCTATGAATAGAGTATACAACACAGTCCACACATTTGATAAATAACAATAGTTTAATAGTCACAATATGTAAAGTAACAATGATAACAACAAGTATGGTTGATAAGTTATTTAATTGAATGTAATATTGCTCTAAGATCAAAACATGCTCATAATCAACATTTTTgttcttattcaatatttttataacacATAATATACGACAAAATACAAACTAGAAATTAATATCATGCATAACACCATTCATCATACAGGTAAAGagtgtctcaaaaataatagaagagaaataaaaaataaaaataaatctagGTACCCTATTTCAATATATACAACATTTATGTGATTTTTAAGTGAGtgataataaaaaagtaataataattgttgaatagTTTTCaacatagatctaatttttcacattattttcaagtttcttcAATCGTCCAATTTCATAAAACATCATAATTGAGGGAAGTGATTCTGAATCACGCTTTAGGTGATGAGAGTGCCATTCAGCTTTGGGCTTTTGTTTGCAGCGCTTTACAGCATCTCCATCTGTTACTTATGACGTTTCTGAAATTGGACTTTTAAACAAAATCAGAAATgcagaaatagttatttgtgcatctagggactaaagtgcaactttttctccctgagggaaactgttgtcgcccgatggcgtagccgagggcgacaatttccctgagggagaataagtactttagtcccgtgatgcacacaacatttttcctccacctacaccaatacctataacaatgaataattttactacatcttcacgctttcacactatttttttaaaaacaaaatttagctcacctctgataataattgttgataGTTGCTAgtgatagttgatagttgatagtttatagtttccTTATGAGTCACAAAATTCCATGTCGCGTATTAActattatatatagatagtttatagtttatagtatagatgatgaTTGTTGATAGAGATGATTGTTGATAGTGTAAAAGCCTACTTCTGATagtaattgtttattgttattgtgcacccatcacaatttttaaaGACCGTGTTCGGGGTTGATAGAACAGAACTGGATTGAAACTGGTGCGTTGcagccactggcataggcctagttgaagtgtgatcaacatcgctggaactggattgaagctggtgtgttgtggccactggcataggcctagttgaagtttcatcaacatcgctggaactggattgaaactggtgtgttgtggccactggcataggcctagttgaagtttcatcaacatcgctggaactggattgaaactggtgcgtagcagccactggcataggcctagttgaagtttcatcaacatcgctggaactggattgaagctggtgtgttgtggccactggcataggcccaGATGAAGTGTGATTTAAATCAATGTTGCTTGTTGTTTGGTTCAAAATCCTgtttgctgtttgtattttatttccaattaattCTTCAATATAGCCTTCGGCGACAGTAGTACTCTTCCATCCGCCATGTCTTTTAAGCTGGGTCATTGTTCCTCCAGCATTAACCAGCAAAGTAGCTGAAGTCCGCCTTAGAGCGTGTCCAGTATACAAGTTAGGATTGGGAAGTTGTAAGTATTGTGCAATACTCATGGGTATTTTTCCCAGGGAATTTTTCCCCATGGCTTGATTGTAGCATCTcccatttttaaaacttaaaaatagccggggtgattttgttgtctttggtcttaaatttaaatactttctgaaataatataagtAGTCTATGTCTCGTTGTGTGCCATTGATCACAGTGAAAACACGTCCCTTGTTGGTTTTAGAATCAGGTACATTAACTATGAGAATTGAATCTTTGTCCTCAATGTCACTAACAGTCATATTGCACAATTCACCCATTCGGCAAGCTCCACAAATACCAAAAATCAAGGctacttttttcaataagtattgttCATCTGGAGCATTTAACAGGAATTTATTTACCTCCTCTTTGGTGAATGTTTTAGACTTCTTAGGttgatagcctacatttttctttttcagaaaAGCACCCACTTTCGTAAAATTACTGATGTCTATGTTGtgtttcacaataattgttgCTTTCAACATTGAATAAATGGTCCATAAATAACTTGGGCTACATACCTGTGCTTGTTGTGAGAGGTAAACAAGGATTACGTTTTCTGAAATTCTTACTGTTCCACCACAATTCTTCTTGCACCATTCAACGAATAAATCATATCGCTTGATGTATAGTTCCTTTGATTTTTCCGGAAGCAAATTTTCAGTTACATTTTCAGCTTCGTGTCGAATGTTCGGCGGAGTTAGAACAAACTCCACATCACTCTcactttccattttataaaaacGAAAATAACTTCTACAATACCGGTAGCGGATTTCGAAGATCTTAGTAGTTAACCAAGAAAAAACATAACCTGCAATCTTGTTTTCTGTGCAGACACGCTCAGTCGTCTCTGTTAAAgtgggttttcgtttatgcgtaaatgccgtcgtcgaccatgacagggagagaatctcagattgggtagatttcaatctgTCTACATAACttaaaagattatgttaaattatgttttaatggagcaggttgagcttatacttttttatacttttaaatggcaatattttgatattattgaaaatgtttatttctttattaataaagacaaataatgaaaaagttatttaatcagctgttttagcacacttgaaatttggacaatatgaatgtcaacaatgcttgccgtcgtcgactgcggaaaagttcgcataaacgaaaacgtacctttagatgaacgctctcgtagagatgccgatgacgttagaggtgtgtactttttcatatccaccaacggttgaacataacctaacaatcgaaatagagctacttatttcctagagctaaaatattccaaagatcgaaatagagctcttttacttttcctctaccgaccacgacagtgttgccacattcctcattcttcaatcgcggcgttgtcggacttcttcccatgttaatcttatgggtttatttttactcccttgggagtaaaagtgatcacttttcccgctgggaattatttttagtcccatgggaggaaaagtagtactttagtattcgattccagggtgtaaaatgagactttatagtctcaagtttcaagttatagTCATTTAAATCTGTCAATAGCTTTGTGTCGGTCCCTATTCAAATATAGTAAGAACCTATTAAGAAATCCATTTTTAATTCTGTGGCTACACTATGAAACTTATATTGTGGCGAATAATCCCTATTACAATGATTTTGAAGAACCAaccattattaaaataaatagccAACTTCCTCACAATTAAAATAAGACATACAGACCATAAGGTCTTATGTAACGTAGTATGGAGTGGGTGAATGTGTATGCAACCAGTAaggaaataaaaattgtaatttgtGGTATTTGACTTACTGCGGATAAGGATTGTGATGGTTGTCATCGGCTGATCGCGGAAGAGAGAGCGTTTGAAACTTTTGAGCTGGCATCAGAATTTGACTAAATCCAGAAGTTTCGAAAAGTTTAGGTAGACTGCTTACTAAGACCTTCACGGAAGTTACCTTGGTCCTCTGCAATAAGaaaatcaagtttttaaaaatgttgaattaatttggaataaaatgtttttgaattactacctaaaaataaaaactgaatGCATTACCTACATGATATAATTTAAGAAAGTTATCTTCGGGAAGTAGTATGAATGTTGCCATCAGATAAAAATAGCGTAAGCTCAATTAATTGAgcaattaaattatatataaacaataataaagcTAATTTTTACCTGGTCAACGCCCCTTTCGCTGAGTTCCACCAATTTTCCAATCAACAGTTTGTAATGTTTTATCAGTGTAGGAAGATACTCATCATTTTTTATGCTGTTGAAAATTGTCTCACATCTTTTTACTCTCACACTGTAATTCGACTGCAAAAAAAGATGGCACATTAAAGAAATACGCTAAAACACAGCATAGGAATACATAGAATCAGAGCATGTTCttaatttgttgaatgaaaatactgtataatgGAAAAACCTGGTATCAGTTGAGgcgttatatttataatattacacTGAATATTAAGGGAAACGTGATAGAGATATGAATGGCATTCATTTTGAAAGACTTATACGCCCcgtttctaggaaaattattaaatctaatAAACCATTGAATCTGATAACCCGAGAAAAAACAATTAGACTTTTGAGGTGTTACATCTTCTCTATTTTCCTATATGCTtgataattaaataacaaaatatattaaaaacaataaGTTTCATATACCTAGAAAAGGTGTAGTCTAAAAATAAATCATGTAGATGTGGAAATGTACAACAGAAAACcacaagatataaaaatataaaatcatggAATTATCAAAATAGTAAATGTATTTTTAGGAAGGATCTTGGAAATATTACTCACCTTACTAACGTGCATGATCATCCATAACACCTGGTGCGGATACGTTTTCATAATTTCGACAACAATCTTCGTCAACAGTTCAAAACAGGCTGGATGAGGATGACAAATTCTGGAGATGAGCTGAGACATAGCAGTCATGAATGTGTAATTGGGAAGTCTGCGGAGAAACTCATCGATAACTTTTATCATGATGGACAATGTGTTTTCCTGATCAGCTAGGTTTCTGTGGTTTTTCGATTTTCTGTTCTTTGCAACGATTGTGCCAAAGTCGAGCCAGATCTCAAGCATGCGCGGCATGGACTGAAAGATGTACTTGCGGCCATACTCCAGCGACTTGCCAAAGTAGTTGATGATGTGCAGCTGACTGTCAAGGTCAGCCTTCGACCACACGTTGTCGTCCTGCTTGCTCTCTCTGAATACGCGGTACTTGAACTGAGCTAGACACACCAAGCTCTTCTCCCACTTCTTGCACACGTCCACTGCTTCCTTGTAGCACTTCAAATTCAACTCTAAATCGATGTTCATATTTGCATCGTTGTATTTGGCCACAAGTAGTTTGGCTTTGGCCAACAGCATTCTCTCCGATTCTGTCAGGTTGGCGGCGTTGGGAAAGTGCTTCTCAATTCCCCAGCGCAAAGTTGTGATTGCCGTTTGACATTCGGATTTGGCCCAGTGCAGCTTGGCTTCCTCGATAAACAACGCCTTCGGACTAAGCTTTTGAACAGTCAGGATGTTCGAATACGCCTGTTGGAAATTACAAGATTTTCTAGCCAGGGAAATACTTTTCAGCCAGCATTTGCTGATTATTTGTTCCAAGTGTTCAGTTACACTAGGGTGCTTTTGATCGAGCATGTCTTTGGCTATAGCCAACACGACTCGACGCATACACAGTACGGGCTGCAGCACATGATGAGTTGGCTGCAACAATTTCAGTCGTTGTTCTAGTTCATTCGAGATGAGCTCTTTGAACTGCTCTAGTTTGTGTGCGGTGCTTTCTCCTGCTAACAAACCCAACAAACTATTgcccattttttcaaattcatcgaGAATGTGTAGTTTGACAATGTAGTCGTAGCCTTGCCTGTAACCTCCACATGTGACCGTGGCTGTGCTCACTTGCTGGATCACACTTTTCTTGATGGCATGTAGCTGTTCTGTCATTGCAGGTTTGTCTTCGTTGCGCAAATGTAGAATCGCTTTACCAATAGATATCCCCCAacttttttcatacatttttggTGGTGTTTTGAGGACTTGCTGCAATTGATCCATCCTGCCAAGACTCCACACAGCTTCGGCCTGTTCGCCGTACAGGTCGATATTGCATTTATCTTTGTAGATGACAGCTTCAGCTATCTTGAGCGCCGTGCACGGCTGGTCCATGCTCAGATAGCACTGCACCATTCCTTTGAGGTACTCGTCGGCGGCGGCATTGTTGTGCTGAGCGAGGCTCTCGTAGCAGGTGGCCGCGTCGTGCAGGTGCCCGGTCAGTGTGTGGTACAAAATCATCTCTTCGGGAGCTGGCTCTCTCTCATGCACCGCTATCACTCCTCTCAAGCCATCCGGCTCTTTCAGGTACGAGTAGATCTTCCCAAACTTGGGAAGCAACTCTTGCAACTTGCGCGGGTTCTCTAATGCATATTCTTCCAGATACATCAGTGCTCTAGCATATTCTTGACAATGGATCGAACCGTCAGCAATATCAACCAATGAAAATCGTTTCAAAAAAGCAGAAACTGTTTTATAATGTTTGTTCTGAGAATTTTGAAGCAGCACGGATTTCTTCTCAGTTTCTTTTTGCCACCTGTGGAGAAAATCTATCAATGAATAAACAATTTTCGTACAGATGAGACTATTTTGCGCTGTAGATAAACCTTGATCTGATTGCGATggagtttcaaatttgattgtatTCCGTCTCACTTTCTGCGACAAAACCACTTTCTTTTCGATTGATTTTTCTCTTTCATACCAGCTTAGAACTGCTATTAtctcttcttctatcttctttGTATTCTCCTCTGAACTATGAATAACTGCGTAGAGGAAGATGTAAGGAATGAAAAACATTAGTACCTGCATATCTTTTTTCAAACTGAGATGGCaaacattgaaaactttactaGCAAACTCATCTTGTGATGCCAGAGGAATGAGGAATGTGGCCCAATTATAAGCCCAGCTTTTCACTGTGCTTCCTAGATTGGAGCCAAATATCGGATGGGTGTTGACAATCGTGCGGTTCGTTGCAGTTTGACAGTTCAAATAGCGTGTTTTCAAGAAAGGAGTCATCATATTTTGTATTTCATCTGGAAATTCTTTCCAAACTGCTGAAGTTGGTGAAATGctataaattttcaacagttCTTGGATAGCCAATGCAAGACAATCCATCAGAAATGTATGCCTTGCTTCTTGAAGAGCTTTTGTGAGACACATCAATGCAGCAATTGCAAATTCATTAGCAGAAATAGACATGGGCTGTTGCTGATTATTTTTCTCTAGAATGAGATTGCCGGTTAAGTAACCAGGATCAAGGGCTCCCAGGGATCCTAGGCACTCGCCGCAAGCCATTCGAATATCTTCGTTTTCATCGCGAGAGCCTGTTATGACGGCTTCGAAAAATTTGATGACGGTTGGATCGAGCGAGTCATTGTTCAATATCAAGTCCGAGATGAAAGCCCTGTTTGATGCCAAGTAGTCATGTAATCTTTTCAGGCCATGTAGTCTCACATCGACATTCTCATGACTTGCTATTTTGATGGCAAAATTAAACTGTTTTCGCACACTCAGTTTTctgcaacaaaaaatgaaataagttagcataattatttcatcagggctacttgatttgttggctaaaaataatttatagtattttattaaaaaaagggtacctaCTATGGAATTATTTACTATCGATCAGTATATCAGAGAGAACGTTTTTTCCTAAAGTAGAGTgggccccctgtgggttgggggagctttgagtgttttgactcaagaatgtgttgaaaaccagaattcacccacagtaaccatgcttgtcgtaggaggcgactaaaatggacttcaaacccacgggttctgccccatcagggcagtttcggaggggcaaaaggAAAACCCAAGaaaccagagatgggtgaaactccaggcacaaatgtaggtcaagaggctaagtcgagggtcgccaggtgccctagaggtaatttggcgaccccttcagcggaaggacctataAAGAAGCCAGGAGTGAAACTCATGTAGGTCACGattttgtgggtggagagaccaaaactcaccactgctcaaagaaggacgGCCATTTAGgtaaaacttcttgggagaggtgaggattctgaccctgcagagtttcggtggggcaaaaagaaaaacccaagagaccagagatgggtgaaactccaggtacAAATGTGGGTcgagaggctgagtcgagggtggccgggcgctgggcaccctagaggcagtttggcgtcctctctctcagcggaaggacctacataaagaccaggagtggaactcacgtaggtcacgagttttgggtggagagaccaaaactcaccactctgctcaaagaaggacggccatttaggcaaaacttcttgggagaggtgaggcttctgaccctgcgaagtttcggaggggcaaaaagagaaaacccaagagaccagagatgggtgaaactccaagcacaaatgtgggtcaagaggctgagtcaagggtggccgggcgccctagaggcaacttggccacccctttctcagcggtaggaccttcaaagtaggccaggagtggaactcacgtaggtcacgaggattaatcagtctgaagagactgccaagcatatcacactggattgcaacaagcaaccgggtgatgaatgagatgttagtatagggaaaactcctggttcttgtgaAGAACTctggtattggtttgcctaactaacatactagttgggaacacaataagcttcggttgacatgtggggttctttgaacctttgaatCCTTGAATcagtcccttcaaaaacaataaagtAGAGTGGAAAAACTCGTGTTACTTATTGAGAAGTTTTTTAAATGATATATATCAAATAGTGTTtggaaatatttaaaaaagtagattcaaattattgaaaacaatagttTGGGAACTCTTCTTCACCATAATTGGCGGTTCTTAGAAATTAACTGGTTGAGGGGATTCTATACCTATTCATATTGGAAAATTAAGACCAGTTTCAATATGGCTGAGTAAATTTCAAGAGTTTCAACattagtttattgaatatataaattcGAAAGACAAATAAGCCTCTCAACCACTACGAAATTTATAATAGCACAAGTAAATGATCAATATTCTGCGAGATCAATTCTAACTATTATTGAatgcaaaatattcaatttgcaaaGAGACACTATACTCCTTGAGAGAAactccaatattattattcagctgttaatttttcaaatcaggTGGTAGAAGGAAAATATGGAGAGTAACAGgttaaggctagcttcacacgcattcggtttcattcggttcggttcgttaccgaaaacgaatgaggctttcatacatgtcaggttttaattcgtacggttctaattaggtagactattttcttctcaaacacagctgtgtttggattttcacagttcatgctggtatatttaaatataacaactggtgttaaattgtaagatgttatttcttgaacaacaacattttaaagtaattaaaaattatgaattaatttgtttaaaattaatagtttatttttgattatgctaactttggatgttcagagagattatttttttaaattgaaaatttgttccttgttttgacacatggtatataaacttcatatcttctctccattgatgaaatcatgtaatattcgtggaaaaataatacaataataaaaaataaaaattctccctgagttttaatttatatctttcatattttttagcaaactattcatcaagaaaaaagtgttcctgtgaactaacagaaatgaattgaccatataaTTTTGActtgggaaattttgaaagataATCACgctatcaggttaaaataaaaacaaaaaaggcaagcgtgtgtaaaatactttgttttttcctgtttccctagcaacgaattcgaatatgatgaaacctattcgtgtcgagggggcgttcggtgctatgcggttgctattcggtaccgaattcgccgaaaacgaaacgaaccgaaccgaaccgaaagtgtgtgaaagtagcctctccctagcaacgaatttaaacctgatggaatttattagagtcaagtgggcgttcggttctatgcggtttctattcggtaccgaattcaaaccgaattaccgtttcaaacttatcggaatttgccgaaaacaaaccgaaaacgaaacgaaccgaatgagtgtgaaactagcctaactGGTCAGTAAAAACACAACTACAAGCCCAGATTATATAACtttctgaatgaaaatgaaacaatattcaattaatATCAATATGAATTGGATTTACTACTAcaatctatattattattgtaatgaaatctatatatatattaatatttttatcttaCAGTTAGATGGACAACAATTCAACTCACTCGTGTTCTTTGATTTTATCCTGTATAGCCTGATAAACGTCTTGTATGGCCTCGTGATTGGGCACAAAAGACAGCTCATGAATATGCGAACAAACTTCGTCATGGTTCTCGATCACTAAATAGTGAAAGATTCTGCTGACGATTTTGCTGAAGTTTTCTAGTAGAGGTAGCAATGATATGAATATTGTGCTCATTAGTGGTGCAAGAGCTTTCAAGTCAACGCTGAAACATACAACAAACAAACCATGATAATGGTTTATCCGATCCACTGTAAATTACAATCTATTGGAATAGTTAGCTGCTAATGTTTTCACTAacactaaaaatctggtgtggtacactcacacaactttccttgctcattgaactatttaaaattttacatctattttcgcttaaaaacctttccccttattttgatcaaatatttctcttgtaa
The sequence above is drawn from the Nilaparvata lugens isolate BPH chromosome 2, ASM1435652v1, whole genome shotgun sequence genome and encodes:
- the LOC111047709 gene encoding serine/threonine-protein kinase ATR; the protein is MVANNEIEVRVRLLVECFNNKILLSEIIESVPFLVKHMHSLYTELDQSILQPSFSMDNVQIQIAACEAVSALVCIMSSTAFVTRTGHGHGRVKVMCKECDLAIEEGQLNSNNQIHMLLKCVLHLLSSTSAEVLLKIIPLLRRFANHLSLFHTLDCVNRWIVLIKHPNNEVRESFVNVVADLLFRKKWIKRHEDCIIEEVGLLSQYDRQELMNSELLLTSFKTVAMDTVCDSLVPQPKKNLQLTTMAAIGNVGMTPLDSVLYPTFKMLLMYVLHPNSCVSSVVVYLQKIAEKHNKLLKEIFYKYRGEFCKQLADMLLIKKPLNKYTLSSMFVKFSRALSYEKEDTFLAQNASSHLLKHILHVVLEVPEFEWIIYYIGDKLERDVSTLMKEGFQHVYPYFYMNEDACTLDKVCEITENLTGKTREALIKSCYKTIVCEILLHIHGKKERVLDALNYLKSDVFTLEEYTPNVIEFLAPRFLGVVGMMESRLVSRDSSDEEKKKVLLALPEIFALMGAKHITPVRLRIIAMLREALKLCHSSFPELTCDVWLAFFHSVDLKALAPLMSTIFISLLPLLENFSKIVSRIFHYLVIENHDEVCSHIHELSFVPNHEAIQDVYQAIQDKIKEHEKLSVRKQFNFAIKIASHENVDVRLHGLKRLHDYLASNRAFISDLILNNDSLDPTVIKFFEAVITGSRDENEDIRMACGECLGSLGALDPGYLTGNLILEKNNQQQPMSISANEFAIAALMCLTKALQEARHTFLMDCLALAIQELLKIYSISPTSAVWKEFPDEIQNMMTPFLKTRYLNCQTATNRTIVNTHPIFGSNLGSTVKSWAYNWATFLIPLASQDEFASKVFNVCHLSLKKDMQVLMFFIPYIFLYAVIHSSEENTKKIEEEIIAVLSWYEREKSIEKKVVLSQKVRRNTIKFETPSQSDQGLSTAQNSLICTKIVYSLIDFLHRWQKETEKKSVLLQNSQNKHYKTVSAFLKRFSLVDIADGSIHCQEYARALMYLEEYALENPRKLQELLPKFGKIYSYLKEPDGLRGVIAVHEREPAPEEMILYHTLTGHLHDAATCYESLAQHNNAAADEYLKGMVQCYLSMDQPCTALKIAEAVIYKDKCNIDLYGEQAEAVWSLGRMDQLQQVLKTPPKMYEKSWGISIGKAILHLRNEDKPAMTEQLHAIKKSVIQQVSTATVTCGGYRQGYDYIVKLHILDEFEKMGNSLLGLLAGESTAHKLEQFKELISNELEQRLKLLQPTHHVLQPVLCMRRVVLAIAKDMLDQKHPSVTEHLEQIISKCWLKSISLARKSCNFQQAYSNILTVQKLSPKALFIEEAKLHWAKSECQTAITTLRWGIEKHFPNAANLTESERMLLAKAKLLVAKYNDANMNIDLELNLKCYKEAVDVCKKWEKSLVCLAQFKYRVFRESKQDDNVWSKADLDSQLHIINYFGKSLEYGRKYIFQSMPRMLEIWLDFGTIVAKNRKSKNHRNLADQENTLSIMIKVIDEFLRRLPNYTFMTAMSQLISRICHPHPACFELLTKIVVEIMKTYPHQVLWMIMHVSKSNYSVRVKRCETIFNSIKNDEYLPTLIKHYKLLIGKLVELSERGVDQRTKVTSVKVLVSSLPKLFETSGFSQILMPAQKFQTLSLPRSADDNHHNPYPHTPVYIRCIKDEMQILVSLQRPKRIVFLGSDGLEYPMLLKSNDDLRIDSRMMEFSKIMNMYLQRTPEARDRRLHINTYNVAPLSEKSGLIEWVGNLVCLRYVILKLLKQKGIPRIDRDKMTWEKSDPLAKKRQIFLEKQLPRHPPVLREWFLQEFPHPNSWYEARSAFVRSSAVMSMVGYMVGLGDRHGENILLDSITGGVTHVDFSCLFNKGDRMEIPEVVPFRLTHNMVWAMGPTGYEGMFVEACEITVRLMRAHIEQLLSVVRPFIYDPLLEWNRNCKRDEYTEMTNQCGRENTLNIQHRLLGHVRNNDKVFTERVLSVEGQTQMLIAEATSIDNLCQMFIGWGAYL